One window of Stigmatella aurantiaca genomic DNA carries:
- a CDS encoding sigma-70 family RNA polymerase sigma factor produces the protein MAPSSDSPPERCLSPEKLHARALELLPERAARALASEPRLGAQLHAHFEASARSRAAFDVPDEDFLRALVRHIPPEGGELGTLRAVHAEELALALGCAAGHPVALAEFDQRFGASLKAALKRLDPSPAFIDEALQAVRERLFLRQERSAPKIATYAGTGSLSAWARTVALRVALNLRLRAAPEVPMDERLAAGLSVQEPGPELSLLKSQYREAFQQSFRAALGTLTEQETTVLRLHFVSGLSLDRLGEMYQVHRATIARWVARAREQLLQSTQRELQTRLTVDAHELQQILELVRSQLAITLTRALP, from the coding sequence ATGGCGCCGTCCTCCGATTCCCCGCCCGAGCGGTGCCTCTCTCCGGAGAAGCTCCACGCCAGGGCCTTGGAGCTGCTACCGGAGCGGGCCGCCCGCGCGCTGGCGTCCGAGCCCCGGCTCGGGGCGCAGCTCCATGCCCATTTCGAGGCCAGCGCCCGGTCCCGGGCCGCGTTCGATGTTCCGGATGAAGACTTCCTGAGGGCGCTGGTGCGCCACATCCCCCCGGAAGGAGGGGAGCTGGGGACGCTCCGGGCGGTACACGCCGAGGAACTCGCGCTCGCGCTGGGGTGCGCCGCGGGCCACCCCGTGGCATTGGCCGAGTTCGACCAGCGCTTTGGCGCCTCGCTGAAGGCGGCGCTCAAGCGGCTGGATCCGTCGCCAGCCTTCATTGATGAAGCGCTGCAGGCGGTGCGCGAGCGCCTCTTCCTGCGCCAGGAGCGGAGCGCTCCGAAGATCGCCACGTACGCGGGCACCGGCTCGCTGTCGGCCTGGGCGCGCACGGTGGCGCTGAGGGTGGCCCTCAACCTGCGCCTCCGTGCCGCGCCCGAGGTGCCCATGGACGAACGGCTGGCCGCGGGGCTCTCGGTGCAAGAGCCGGGGCCCGAGCTCTCCCTGCTCAAGAGCCAGTACCGCGAGGCCTTCCAGCAATCCTTCCGCGCCGCGCTCGGCACGCTCACGGAGCAGGAAACCACCGTCCTGCGCCTGCACTTCGTAAGCGGGCTGAGCCTGGACCGGCTGGGGGAGATGTACCAGGTCCACCGCGCCACCATCGCGCGTTGGGTGGCGCGAGCGCGGGAGCAGCTGCTCCAGTCCACCCAGCGCGAGCTGCAAACCCGCCTGACGGTGGATGCCCACGAGCTGCAACAGATCCTCGAGCTGGTGCGCAGCCAGCTAGCCATCACCCTCACCCGGGCGCTCCCCTGA